The DNA sequence CTTATTCGCAAAAAACAAAATCTACTTTTGCAATTGTCGCTCTGACTATCAGCTTGATTGGAGTTGTCATATCTGGTGTTCAATATTTTTCTATAATCAGCGCAGGGGAAAATGCAAGAAAGCAACTTGAACAAATGCAAATAAAATAGATGAAACTGCCTGATATCTCCAAAGAATGGAGATTCGCTAATATAGGGATCGCTTGTTTGTTATTTATTGCGCTCCTTTTTCCTTTTACCATTGTTTTGAGTGGAAATACCCCAAATACAACGTGGTACTCCCCAACATGCTTTGTACGTCAACATACCGGAATGCCATGCCAAACATGCGGGCTTACCCGAAGCATAGTTGCCTTTTATCGAGGGGAGTGGGATAATTCACTACGCTATCACAAAAGTGGCATGTTGATAATTGTTGTGGGATTGATAGAGTTATTCTTGAGGCCATTGCCATTACTTGTCCAGCATTCATGGTTCCCTTGGGTTGACATGTTGCAATTTATACTAGTTGGAGTATTTGTAAAATTGGACATTCTTTTCCTTCACTGACTATTTTCCTTGCCGAGCGGCAGGCAGTGTCATGGTTCGGCATGCCCACCATGACGCTTTGTTAACAGTATCCCGCCGGGTCTCCCCCCAATTCTTTTATAAGCCTTGCCATGTCGTCGGGCAAAGTAGCGATGAATTCCATTTTCTTCCCGCTCTTCGGATGGACAAGCCGCATCTTCCAGGCGTGGAGCGCCTGGCGTTTTATGGGATAGCGCCCCACGCCGCGCGAATATACGGGGTCGCCGATAACCGGGCAGTTGACGCTTTGAAGATGCACCCGTATCTGGTGGGTCCTGCCGGTCACCAGAGAAACGAGCACCACGCTCGCCCCCTTTAACGTCTGCGCCACCTTGTATTTGGAGACCGCTTCGCGTCCTCCTTCTTTCATCACCGCCATCTTTTTGCGGTGAAACCTGTGACGGCCGATGTTCCCCTCAATGGTCCCCTCGCGCGGCCTTGGCTCCCCTTTGACCACGGCGATGTATGTCCGGCTCATCGTCCGGTCCGCCAGTTGTTTTGTCAGCGATTCGTGGGCGTCGTCGTTCTTTGCCACGGCGATCAATCCCGACGTGTCCTTGTCCAGCCTATGCACTATCCCGGGGCGGACGACCCCGCCGATGGTGGAAAGCCCTTCGCCGAAATATTTTAAAAGCGCGTGTACGAGGGTGCCCGAATAATGCCCTGCCGCCGGATGGACCACCATGCCGGCCGGTTTGTTTATCACGGCGAAGTCGTCATCTTCGTAAACCACGTCCAGATGAATGTCTTCCGGGGTGATGTCCAGGCTTTTCGGGGCCGGGATTTTCACCTCCACCATATCGCCAGCCTTGAGCTTTTGGGAGGAGCGCGCGGCCTGGCCGTTCACGCTAACCATTCCGTCATTCAAAAGTTTCTGGACGTATGAGCGCGAATAGCCGAGTTCCGACGATGCGAGGAACTTGTCCAGACGGACTTTCGCCCCCTCCGCCGGTACGGTCAGCGCGCGCGGCGCGGCGTCAGATTCCTTCACTTTTATAAAGCCGCCTGCTTCTCAGGTAAAAAATCACCGCCAGCAGTATCCCGCCCGCCGCCAGTATCTGCGAAGTGGAGAACGAATCACCAAGCCACATCCCGCGCGGATCGCCCCGGAACCCTTCCACGATCATCCTGCCGAAAGAATAGAGCCCCACCCATATCCACCACACCTGCCCCTTGAACTTGCGGTATGGGCGGAACGCGGTGATTATGAGGAATATAGTGAACTCGTTGAGCGAATCGTAAATCTGCGTCGGGTGGAGCGGCACGCCGGTGGGGGCGATGGAGTGGACATCCTCGAACGTGACGGCCCAGGGTACATGCGTCTCCCGCCCGTAACAGCATCCGGCGAAAAGGCAGCCGAGCCTGCCGATGGCGTGCCCCAGGGCGGCGGAAGGCGCCGCGATGTCGGCGAATTTCCACATGTCAAACTTGTAAATCCTGGCGCAGATGGCGATGGCGGCCACCGCGCCGATCACCCCGCCATAGAACACCAGCCCCCCCTCCCATATCTTGAAAACGTCCAGCGGCCTGTCCAGGTAATGCCTGTATTCCACCATGACGTAAAGGACGCGGGACGAAAGGATCGCCGAAAGGATGATCCAGAACGAAACGTCATACACCATCTGGGGGGCCATCCCCTCCCGCTTGCCCAGCCGCGCGGCCCAGGCGATGCCCAGAAGGAAACCGCCGGCCACAAGAAGGCCGTAAGTATGAAGCGTCAGGGGGCCGAATTTGAATAGTATGGGATGCATTTAGAATCCATTAATAAGTAATCCAGTGTTTAACGTCTGCTTTACAGGTTTTGATCAGCGGGGGGCGCTGGCATCGCGCCGGCGACTATTTCCCTGAGCCGTGGAAGATGAATCGTGACAATTTCCCATAATTCTTCTTTCCTTACACGGCCGTATTCATGGATGAGAATGTTTCGCAATGCCACGATCTCGCGCCATGGCACATCAGGGTGCGATTCCTTGAAAGAACCTGAAATGTTCCTGGACGCTTCGCCAATGATCTCCAGGTTTCTTTCAACAGCGTCCATGAGAAGGTCATTCCCGGCGAAAACCTTGAAATTATATCCAACGGTATAGCGAAGGATTTTGTCCGCCGCTTCAAGAATGTCAAAAAGACGGGCGGCGTCTTTTGGATCAAGCTGCATATATCAGTTCCGCGGTGGAAAGTATTGCCTGGCGGCGGAATGGATTGCGCAACGATCTTTTGTCGACCAAATCAACCTGGCGCCCGAAAAGGGCCGAAAGCTTGTCCATTATTTCAACCCGGTTTTCAAAAGTTATCCCGCTGTTTTCCTCAAACTCCAAAAGCACGTCAACATCGCTTGCCGGGCCGAAATCATCCCTTAATACGGAACCGAACAGGAACATTTTCCTGATGCCGCGGCCACCGCAAAATCTCGCGATATTCTCCTTGTCCAGCGGAACGCGGATCATAATAATATTTCCAGTCTCTTTAAATATGCGTCAAGCACAAGAACGTTCCGGCGTCTGCAACCCTATTGTATCGAAATCAACGCTTTTATAACATCTTTGCGTTTTGCGTTTTCCAGTATCGCCGCTCCGCCGTCCAGATTCATGATACAGGATATCAGCGGCTCCGGGTCCACTTCTCCCTTTTTCAGCGCTTCTATCGCCTTTGGAAAAGGGCCGCAACGGGAGCCGGTGACGGTGATCTCGTTTATCACGAGTGCGTTCAAGTCTATCGCCCGTTGGTCCGCGACGGTGGTCTTCATCACGATGGTTCCGCGCGGCTTTACCATCCTGGCGGCGTCTTGCATCCCGGAGGCTGAGCCGGTGGCGTCCACAACCACGTCATATTCCCATTCGATATTGCGGGCGGCAGAAGCTTCCATCGTCTCTATCCCGAGTTTGGAGAGTATCCCCAGCCGTTCATGGCGCTTGCCAACGCAAACCAGTTTGCAGGCAGTCCGCCGCAACACCATCGCCACAAGCAGCCCCAGTTTTCCATCGCCCAAAACGGCCACCCGGTGGGATGGTTTGATATCCACTTGTTCCAAAACTTCGAACGCCGCCGCCAGCGGCTCTGTGAACACGGCGCTCCGGTCGCTCACCGAATCCGGGATGATGTGAAGGTTTTGCATTGGCAGGGTGAAACGGTCGGCGAAAACTCCGTCCCGCCCGGCGATTCCAAGCACGGTGCGGTTGGGGCAATGGTGCCCAGCCCACCCATGCAGAATTGGCATTCTCCGCAGGGGCAATTGATTTCCCCTGCCACCCGCTTGCCGATAAGCCCCTTGTCCGGCGCTTCCTCGACCACCCCCACGAACTCGTGCCCCAGAACGCCGGAAAAGCCCATGTATCCGCGCGCCAGTTCCAGATCGGTGTTGCACACCCCGCAAAGCAGCGGGCGGATGAGCGCTTCGTCGGGCTTGGGGGTTGGGTCAGGATAGTCCTTTTCCAGCGTCACGCCGGATCCGCGCAGAACGACGGCCCGCATCGTCAAATACCAGCCAGGCAGGCGTTGGCCATAGCAGGTGTGAGCCGCATTCTACCTGTTGTGGTAATACTGCGCGGGAGTCTGGCTGGCGATGTAGTCCACAGCCTTCACTATGCACACCCGGATAGCTTTTTCCATGGGGGTGTTTTCGTAGTAGCCCAGCCCGAACGGGATCGGGACGCCGCCGATGGCCCCGCCGATGCCGGCGAACCAGTCGGAAGATTTGCCCTCCACGGTCACCGCGCCGACGATGCGGCCGGTCTTTGTGTCCACAACCTTCATGTCTATGGCCATGTACGCGGTCTTGCCGCCGCCGCC is a window from the Nitrospinota bacterium genome containing:
- a CDS encoding DUF2752 domain-containing protein; the encoded protein is MKLPDISKEWRFANIGIACLLFIALLFPFTIVLSGNTPNTTWYSPTCFVRQHTGMPCQTCGLTRSIVAFYRGEWDNSLRYHKSGMLIIVVGLIELFLRPLPLLVQHSWFPWVDMLQFILVGVFVKLDILFLH
- a CDS encoding RluA family pseudouridine synthase; the encoded protein is MTVPAEGAKVRLDKFLASSELGYSRSYVQKLLNDGMVSVNGQAARSSQKLKAGDMVEVKIPAPKSLDITPEDIHLDVVYEDDDFAVINKPAGMVVHPAAGHYSGTLVHALLKYFGEGLSTIGGVVRPGIVHRLDKDTSGLIAVAKNDDAHESLTKQLADRTMSRTYIAVVKGEPRPREGTIEGNIGRHRFHRKKMAVMKEGGREAVSKYKVAQTLKGASVVLVSLVTGRTHQIRVHLQSVNCPVIGDPVYSRGVGRYPIKRQALHAWKMRLVHPKSGKKMEFIATLPDDMARLIKELGGDPAGYC
- the lgt gene encoding prolipoprotein diacylglyceryl transferase yields the protein MHPILFKFGPLTLHTYGLLVAGGFLLGIAWAARLGKREGMAPQMVYDVSFWIILSAILSSRVLYVMVEYRHYLDRPLDVFKIWEGGLVFYGGVIGAVAAIAICARIYKFDMWKFADIAAPSAALGHAIGRLGCLFAGCCYGRETHVPWAVTFEDVHSIAPTGVPLHPTQIYDSLNEFTIFLIITAFRPYRKFKGQVWWIWVGLYSFGRMIVEGFRGDPRGMWLGDSFSTSQILAAGGILLAVIFYLRSRRLYKSEGI
- a CDS encoding DUF86 domain-containing protein gives rise to the protein MQLDPKDAARLFDILEAADKILRYTVGYNFKVFAGNDLLMDAVERNLEIIGEASRNISGSFKESHPDVPWREIVALRNILIHEYGRVRKEELWEIVTIHLPRLREIVAGAMPAPPADQNL
- a CDS encoding nucleotidyltransferase domain-containing protein, whose protein sequence is MIMIRVPLDKENIARFCGGRGIRKMFLFGSVLRDDFGPASDVDVLLEFEENSGITFENRVEIMDKLSALFGRQVDLVDKRSLRNPFRRQAILSTAELIYAA
- a CDS encoding zinc-binding dehydrogenase, whose protein sequence is MSDRSAVFTEPLAAAFEVLEQVDIKPSHRVAVLGDGKLGLLVAMVLRRTACKLVCVGKRHERLGILSKLGIETMEASAARNIEWEYDVVVDATGSASGMQDAARMVKPRGTIVMKTTVADQRAIDLNALVINEITVTGSRCGPFPKAIEALKKGEVDPEPLISCIMNLDGGAAILENAKRKDVIKALISIQ
- a CDS encoding alcohol dehydrogenase catalytic domain-containing protein — translated: MRAVVLRGSGVTLEKDYPDPTPKPDEALIRPLLCGVCNTDLELARGYMGFSGVLGHEFVGVVEEAPDKGLIGKRVAGEINCPCGECQFCMGGLGTIAPTAPCLESPGGTEFSPTVSPCQCKTFTSSRIR